A single genomic interval of Salmo trutta chromosome 13, fSalTru1.1, whole genome shotgun sequence harbors:
- the pttg1 gene encoding securin, whose protein sequence is MASIIFSERNATLHTPALKMRQRLQSVPENLKTPVTGKKFHAPLQSGRKALGAVNKITSMPAVNGQEKNKLLEAQETKVKTLPQTKEEEYPDIEKFIPYDPLEFENYIIPEDVVCLSHFVLPRLVSLPEMPCLPEEDFDVLGTYTCLSPLKNLPRSDNCAMELDAFLQTINKLTIDLPPEMDEC, encoded by the exons ATGGCTTCAATCATCTTCTCTGAGAGAAATGCAACCCTCCATACACCTGCCCTGAAGATGCGCCAGCGGTTGCAATCTGTTCCAG AAAACCTGAAGACCCCCGTGACTGGAAAAAAGTTTCATGCTCCTTTACAGTCTGGTCGCAAGGCTTTGGGGGCAGTGAACAAGATCACATCAATGCCAGCTGTAAATGGACAAGAGAAGAACAAACTCCTTGAGGCACAG GAAACAAAAGTTAAAACCCTCCCTCAGACCAAAGAAGAAGAATACCCAGACATTGAGAAGTTTATACCCTATGACCCACTTG AGTTTGAGAACTACATCATCCCAGAGGATGTGGTTTGCCTGAGTCATTTTGTGTTGCCTCGACTGGTAAGTCTCCCAGAAATGCCATGTCTGCCTGAAGAGGACTTTGACGTGCTTGGGACGTACACATGTTTGTCTCCTTTGAAGAACCTACCACGCTCAG ACAATTGTGCTATGGAATTGGATGCATTCCTTCAAACTATCAATAAGCTGACCATTGACCTGCCCCCAGAGATGGATGAATGCTGA
- the LOC115205061 gene encoding 60S ribosomal protein L39 — MSSHKTFRIKRFLAKKQKQNRPIPQWIRMKTGNKIRYNSKRRHWRRTKLGL; from the exons ATG TCGTCCCACAAGACTTTCCGGATCAAGCGCTTTCTCGCTAAGAAACAGAAGCAGAACAGGCCCATCCCACAGTGGATCAGAATGAAGACTGGCAACAAGATCAG GTACAACTCCAagaggagacactggaggagGACCAAGCTGGGCTTGTAA